Proteins found in one Bremerella volcania genomic segment:
- a CDS encoding carboxypeptidase-like regulatory domain-containing protein: MRSHLHAKIFLLLATITLAVSLGCSSEPPDDRPARSKVTGTVTLAGSPVEDARIQFHAANNSQGAIGQTKADGTFTLTTYVAGDGALPGDYVVTISKKEVESGLSEEEKLKMQEMGRPIPSPKTKELMPREYTKSTSSPLKVTVTADGENHFDFDVK, encoded by the coding sequence ATGCGATCTCACCTTCATGCCAAGATTTTTTTGCTTCTTGCCACCATTACGCTGGCCGTGTCTCTCGGCTGCAGCAGCGAACCGCCGGATGATCGCCCTGCTCGATCGAAGGTTACTGGAACGGTCACGTTAGCGGGCTCACCCGTTGAAGATGCCCGGATCCAATTCCACGCTGCAAACAACTCGCAAGGAGCTATCGGACAAACCAAAGCAGACGGCACATTCACGCTGACGACCTATGTCGCAGGCGATGGTGCTTTGCCGGGAGACTATGTCGTTACGATCAGTAAGAAGGAAGTCGAGAGCGGGCTGAGCGAAGAAGAGAAACTGAAGATGCAGGAGATGGGACGCCCTATCCCGTCTCCCAAGACGAAAGAGCTCATGCCACGAGAATACACCAAGAGCACGTCTTCTCCGCTGAAAGTCACGGTTACGGCCGACGGAGAAAACCACTTCGACTTCGACGTGAAGTAG
- a CDS encoding DUF1559 domain-containing protein, with protein sequence MKLHRGKARAFTLVELLVVIAIIGVLIALLLPAVQQAREAARRMQCTNNLKQMALAVHNYADINLAFPPKRAGTTQGADCTVKNGAFGSGWMRLLPFFEQNALYDQWSSASTFNSTNYPAWGPCPWDSTAGNYTPYSVQIDSLKCPSDGDASSATGRGATNYMFSVGDSINSGGTRGVNDVNESRGIFGNLGAKITFASITDGTSNTAMLSERLYGGTNKQLIGRGVASPGYDPMTAPNDCYNAVDPNNRRQFVSSATVTNWAGRYDHGSASHIGFNTVLPPNAPACGNDGNDNATDAVLPPSSQHPGGVLVAYGDASVSFVAETIDTGNTGAAPVNSGPSPYGVWGAIGSRDGGESVQIP encoded by the coding sequence ATGAAACTTCATCGTGGGAAAGCGCGCGCGTTTACCCTAGTCGAACTGTTGGTTGTGATCGCGATCATCGGTGTATTGATCGCTTTGCTTTTGCCTGCCGTTCAACAGGCGCGCGAAGCAGCCCGTCGAATGCAGTGCACCAACAACTTGAAACAAATGGCGTTGGCGGTTCACAACTATGCTGACATCAACCTGGCCTTCCCGCCCAAAAGAGCTGGTACCACGCAAGGTGCCGACTGTACGGTAAAGAATGGCGCGTTCGGATCTGGCTGGATGCGTCTGTTGCCGTTTTTTGAACAGAATGCCCTCTACGATCAATGGTCGTCCGCATCGACATTCAACAGCACCAACTATCCTGCCTGGGGTCCTTGCCCATGGGATAGTACCGCCGGGAATTACACGCCGTATTCGGTCCAGATCGATTCGTTGAAATGTCCGTCAGACGGCGATGCCAGTTCGGCTACGGGACGTGGCGCGACGAACTATATGTTCAGTGTCGGCGACTCGATCAATAGCGGCGGCACCCGTGGCGTTAACGACGTCAACGAATCGCGTGGTATCTTCGGGAACCTGGGCGCGAAGATCACCTTCGCCAGCATCACCGATGGGACGTCGAACACCGCGATGCTTTCCGAACGTCTCTACGGCGGTACTAACAAGCAGTTGATTGGCCGTGGCGTTGCGTCCCCTGGTTACGACCCGATGACGGCTCCGAACGACTGCTACAACGCCGTTGATCCCAACAATCGCCGACAATTCGTATCTTCGGCAACGGTCACCAATTGGGCAGGCCGCTACGATCACGGTTCGGCTTCGCACATTGGCTTTAACACCGTCCTTCCGCCCAATGCACCAGCGTGTGGCAACGATGGGAACGACAACGCGACCGATGCCGTGCTTCCACCCTCAAGCCAACACCCAGGTGGTGTCTTGGTGGCTTATGGTGACGCCTCGGTGAGCTTTGTGGCCGAAACGATCGATACCGGTAATACCGGGGCCGCTCCGGTCAATAGTGGCCCAAGCCCCTACGGCGTTTGGGGTGCGATCGGTAGCCGCGATGGTGGTGAATCGGTTCAGATCCCATAA